From the Acidimicrobiia bacterium genome, one window contains:
- a CDS encoding SDR family NAD(P)-dependent oxidoreductase, which produces MEMLLEGKSAVITGAGSGVGRASALRFAEEGARVVVADLQLDWAKETVRQVEAIGGTAVAQECDVSQDDQVADMIAAAVEHFGRLDVVFNNVGIPTPRLGMSFEEHSVDDFDRLIAVNLRGVFLGCKHAVIQFKQQGDGGVIVNTGSIAGLVGWGGTVYGATKGGVHQLTKAVAIECAPFGIRVNAICPAAMPYTNFAAAGGMETPPGGIEQIAEHVGSMHPLGRPITAEDCAEAAVFLASDRSGNITGVLLPVDGGYVAR; this is translated from the coding sequence ATGGAAATGTTGCTCGAAGGCAAGTCCGCGGTGATCACCGGGGCGGGATCCGGCGTTGGGCGCGCGTCGGCACTGCGCTTCGCCGAGGAAGGCGCGCGCGTTGTCGTCGCGGATCTCCAGCTCGACTGGGCGAAGGAGACGGTGCGCCAAGTCGAGGCGATCGGCGGCACCGCCGTCGCGCAGGAGTGTGACGTCTCACAGGACGATCAGGTCGCCGACATGATCGCCGCCGCGGTCGAGCACTTCGGACGGCTCGACGTCGTCTTCAACAACGTCGGTATCCCGACCCCGCGACTCGGGATGAGCTTCGAGGAGCACAGCGTCGACGACTTCGATCGCTTGATCGCGGTGAACCTCCGCGGCGTGTTCCTCGGGTGCAAGCACGCGGTCATCCAGTTCAAGCAGCAGGGCGACGGGGGCGTGATCGTCAACACCGGTTCCATCGCCGGTCTCGTGGGCTGGGGCGGCACCGTGTACGGCGCGACCAAGGGCGGCGTGCACCAGCTCACGAAAGCCGTGGCGATCGAGTGCGCACCGTTCGGCATCCGGGTGAACGCGATCTGCCCCGCGGCCATGCCCTACACGAACTTCGCGGCGGCGGGGGGAATGGAGACACCTCCCGGCGGCATCGAGCAGATCGCGGAACACGTCGGTTCCATGCACCCGCTCGGGAGGCCGATCACCGCCGAGGACTGCGCGGAGGCCGCGGTGTTCCTCGCGTCCGATCGCTCGGGGAACATCACCGGTGTCCTTCTCCCGGTAGACGGCGGCTACGTGGCGCGATGA
- a CDS encoding phosphotransferase, which translates to MQHTAVPTTLDAVLDPEWLGQALDDIGGGDRIVSVEEVDSSKTLATKVRFRLTLEGADGARQTRAYCVKAHLDGSPGADILSEARFYGELAPRLDVRSPRAYYTAVDDAAQQAIIIMDDVVANGGRFLNAHTPYSLDTTRDTLGQLARLHAATWGCDDVADLDWLTPRVASMADMFPMDQLQLLLDDGRGPDIAPELRSAENVAEAMRRTGAHEVTCVIHADPHSGNSYLDGDGRACWLDWQIVQRGNWATDISYHLATVLDIETRRAHEAELLRHYLGELESLGAPAPTFDEAWEQYTLSFSYGYFLWVITRISSRAVVLVHIPRLAAALTDHDTFGRLGVV; encoded by the coding sequence GTGCAACACACCGCCGTTCCGACGACGCTCGACGCGGTGCTCGACCCGGAGTGGCTCGGCCAGGCGCTCGACGACATCGGCGGCGGTGACCGCATCGTCAGCGTCGAGGAGGTCGACTCCTCGAAGACCCTCGCGACAAAAGTCCGGTTCCGGCTGACGCTCGAGGGCGCCGACGGTGCGCGGCAGACCCGGGCGTACTGCGTGAAGGCGCACCTCGACGGGTCGCCCGGGGCCGACATCCTGTCGGAAGCCCGCTTCTACGGCGAGCTCGCGCCGCGGCTCGACGTGCGCTCGCCGCGGGCCTACTACACGGCCGTCGACGACGCGGCGCAGCAGGCGATCATCATCATGGACGACGTCGTCGCGAACGGCGGTCGCTTCCTGAACGCGCACACGCCCTACTCGCTCGACACCACCCGCGACACCCTCGGCCAGTTGGCGCGCCTGCACGCGGCGACGTGGGGTTGCGACGACGTCGCCGACCTCGACTGGCTCACCCCGCGCGTCGCGTCCATGGCCGACATGTTCCCCATGGACCAACTCCAGTTGCTCCTCGACGACGGACGCGGGCCCGACATCGCGCCGGAGCTGCGCTCGGCGGAGAACGTCGCGGAAGCGATGCGGCGTACCGGCGCGCACGAAGTGACCTGTGTGATCCACGCCGACCCGCACTCGGGAAACTCGTACCTGGATGGGGACGGCCGAGCGTGTTGGCTCGACTGGCAGATCGTGCAGCGCGGCAACTGGGCGACCGACATCAGCTATCACCTGGCGACGGTCCTCGATATCGAGACTCGACGGGCGCACGAGGCCGAGTTGCTCCGTCACTACCTCGGCGAGCTCGAGTCGCTCGGCGCGCCGGCGCCGACGTTTGACGAGGCGTGGGAGCAGTACACGCTCAGCTTCTCGTACGGCTATTTCCTGTGGGTCATCACGCGGATCAGCTCGCGCGCGGTCGTGCTGGTCCACATCCCGCGCCTCGCTGCGGCGCTCACCGACCACGACACCTTCGGTCGCCTCGGCGTGGTCTGA
- a CDS encoding aldehyde dehydrogenase family protein, whose amino-acid sequence MRTQVDRSNDLPSKIADIRQSYVDGRFVPGDGAPLAVDNPYTEEVIAQVEALSLAQMEEAVLAARRAFDRGVWSGLRREERIDAVLALGEYLAGRAEELGATLTAEAGATTSMLGAQVGMPLAHLRAACEIYRTMPEVELTQRPLEEMILGNRVTASMMRYEPIGVVSAIAAYNFPLQTPLWKFVPALLTGSTVIVRPSPLTPIATLVIGEAAEAVGLPAGVLNVVVEGGVEGGQLLSSHPAVDCVSFTGSTTVGKAIMAQAAPTVKRVLLELGGKSVQLYLDDAVERAPMGCVSVFAAHAGQACVAPTRMLVPEERKSEVVTQAAAIASNLKVGDPSDPSTVVGPLISAAQRERCERYVAAAVEAGATVAAGGRRPADQPRGYFFEATVLDVPDNSNPAAQDEIFGPVVCVLGYRDLGHAVEIANDSIFGLSGQVFGGDLALATSIAERIRAGAVQVNGGYSGAYASSGGYKQSGIGRERGVEGIRSFQQVKHLAVGNP is encoded by the coding sequence ATGCGAACACAAGTGGATCGCTCGAACGACCTGCCCTCGAAGATTGCCGACATCCGCCAGTCGTACGTCGACGGGCGCTTCGTCCCCGGCGACGGAGCGCCCCTCGCGGTCGACAACCCCTACACCGAAGAGGTCATCGCTCAGGTCGAGGCGCTGTCGCTCGCGCAGATGGAGGAGGCCGTCCTGGCCGCCCGCCGCGCGTTCGACCGCGGCGTGTGGAGCGGGCTCCGGCGCGAGGAGCGCATCGACGCCGTGCTCGCGCTCGGCGAGTACCTCGCCGGCCGCGCCGAGGAGCTGGGCGCGACCCTCACCGCCGAGGCCGGAGCCACGACGTCGATGCTGGGCGCGCAAGTCGGGATGCCGCTCGCCCATCTGCGGGCTGCATGCGAGATCTACCGCACCATGCCCGAAGTCGAGCTCACGCAACGCCCGTTGGAAGAGATGATTCTGGGCAACCGGGTAACGGCGAGCATGATGCGTTACGAGCCGATCGGCGTCGTCAGCGCGATCGCCGCGTACAACTTCCCGCTGCAGACGCCGCTGTGGAAGTTCGTCCCTGCGCTGCTGACGGGCAGCACCGTCATCGTGCGGCCGAGCCCGCTCACACCGATCGCCACGCTCGTGATCGGAGAGGCGGCCGAGGCGGTCGGGCTGCCTGCCGGTGTCCTCAACGTCGTCGTCGAAGGCGGTGTCGAAGGCGGTCAGCTGCTGTCGTCACACCCTGCCGTCGACTGCGTCAGTTTCACCGGCTCCACCACGGTGGGGAAGGCGATCATGGCCCAGGCGGCACCGACGGTGAAGCGCGTGCTGCTCGAGCTGGGCGGGAAGTCGGTCCAGCTGTACCTCGACGACGCCGTCGAACGTGCGCCGATGGGATGCGTCAGCGTGTTCGCGGCACACGCCGGCCAAGCGTGCGTCGCGCCCACCCGGATGCTCGTTCCCGAGGAACGCAAGTCCGAGGTGGTCACCCAGGCGGCCGCGATCGCGTCGAACCTCAAGGTCGGCGACCCGAGCGACCCGTCGACCGTCGTCGGGCCACTGATCTCGGCTGCGCAGCGCGAGCGCTGCGAGCGCTACGTCGCCGCGGCCGTCGAGGCCGGTGCCACCGTGGCCGCCGGCGGCCGCCGACCCGCCGACCAGCCGCGCGGGTACTTCTTCGAAGCGACCGTGCTCGACGTGCCCGACAACTCGAACCCAGCTGCGCAGGACGAGATCTTCGGTCCGGTGGTGTGCGTGCTCGGGTACCGCGACCTCGGCCACGCGGTCGAGATCGCCAACGATTCGATCTTTGGTTTGTCGGGGCAGGTGTTCGGCGGCGACCTCGCGCTGGCAACGAGCATCGCGGAGCGAATCCGCGCCGGCGCGGTGCAGGTCAACGGCGGCTACAGCGGCGCCTACGCCTCTTCCGGCGGTTACAAGCAGAGTGGCATCGGTCGAGAGCGCGGCGTGGAAGGGATCCGGTCGTTCCAGCAGGTGAAGCACTTGGCGGTCGGCAACCCGTGA
- a CDS encoding ferredoxin: MPDQERTREIAVDRELCMGSGMCIVYAPGTFAHDEATKAIVIDPMGDAIDAVRIAIEACPTGALSLTSEEERG, encoded by the coding sequence ATGCCTGACCAGGAGCGCACCCGGGAGATCGCCGTCGATCGCGAGCTCTGCATGGGAAGCGGGATGTGCATCGTCTACGCGCCGGGCACGTTCGCGCACGACGAAGCGACGAAGGCGATCGTCATCGACCCGATGGGGGACGCGATCGACGCGGTCCGCATCGCAATCGAGGCGTGTCCGACCGGCGCGCTGAGTCTCACGTCCGAGGAAGAGCGGGGCTGA
- a CDS encoding dihydrodipicolinate synthase family protein gives MPSARDAKEWAASGGLHGIGNSLYTPFSGTDGDDIDFAAYRALVRYCVGDLGHAMLWLTSGIAEWWSLTIDERKQLLEVAVEEARAIAPDTVIQACTSATSAKDCLELTEHAESHGADICYLQTPPMEVHGGEGVLRFFQYVADRTDIALGLFNSGSSGYALTPEEVAQITNEIPAVCAMKEGMMEPWRSKAAHALAPELVIWECDTIVYKAGWLQQGIVGPAQLGTAGYFYETPEKPMLTNYWTMVWEGRLAEAIEYAQETGLDRISEEVGGWFTRYPGRPDYFTHWGEGFRYAASVIGLPVGDYPHSRPPQGILPEAAKEQIRKAFENAGFAKQLTDA, from the coding sequence ATGCCTTCTGCACGTGATGCGAAAGAGTGGGCCGCCTCGGGTGGTCTCCATGGCATCGGCAACTCGCTGTACACGCCCTTCAGCGGCACCGACGGCGACGACATCGACTTCGCCGCCTACCGCGCGCTGGTTCGGTACTGCGTCGGTGATCTCGGGCACGCCATGCTCTGGCTCACGAGCGGGATCGCCGAGTGGTGGTCACTCACCATCGACGAACGGAAGCAGCTGCTCGAGGTGGCGGTGGAGGAGGCGCGCGCGATCGCGCCGGACACGGTGATCCAGGCGTGCACGAGCGCCACGTCGGCCAAGGACTGTCTCGAGTTGACCGAGCACGCCGAGTCCCACGGCGCCGACATCTGCTACCTGCAGACGCCGCCGATGGAGGTTCACGGGGGAGAGGGCGTGCTCCGCTTCTTCCAGTACGTCGCCGACCGCACCGACATCGCCCTCGGCCTGTTCAACTCGGGGTCGTCGGGCTACGCCCTCACCCCGGAAGAAGTCGCGCAGATCACGAACGAGATCCCGGCGGTGTGCGCGATGAAGGAAGGGATGATGGAACCTTGGCGGAGCAAGGCTGCGCATGCGCTCGCTCCCGAGCTCGTCATCTGGGAGTGCGACACCATCGTGTACAAGGCGGGATGGTTGCAGCAGGGGATCGTCGGGCCCGCGCAACTCGGCACCGCCGGCTACTTCTACGAGACGCCCGAGAAGCCGATGCTCACCAACTACTGGACCATGGTCTGGGAGGGTCGACTCGCCGAAGCCATCGAGTACGCCCAGGAGACGGGCCTCGACCGCATCAGTGAGGAAGTGGGCGGGTGGTTCACCCGCTACCCCGGACGGCCCGACTACTTCACGCACTGGGGCGAAGGGTTCCGGTACGCGGCGTCCGTCATCGGGCTCCCCGTTGGTGACTACCCGCACTCGCGCCCCCCGCAGGGCATCCTGCCCGAGGCCGCCAAGGAGCAGATCCGCAAGGCGTTCGAGAATGCGGGGTTCGCCAAGCAGCTCACCGACGCGTAG
- a CDS encoding TetR/AcrR family transcriptional regulator has translation MSENTGARSAGSTQRTRRTGRAGPGEQPRQWEVRAALRAMDRVGDNGGRSIAHDIVDAAWDLMLTSEVTDFTVKQVAERANVALQTLYRHFGSKDELLLAMFEEAIDQGSRAFIAESARYQPVERLHHLVTAPFLFTYDDRAQRINRWRARERQRLIEAFPHEVEAVVEPYRAAVVDAIVAVCDAGDGSCDDPEMAGTIVTHLVQTMTLAVHGGGLVADSEALAERVWRLCWQGLAIR, from the coding sequence ATGAGCGAGAACACCGGCGCGCGGTCCGCCGGGTCGACGCAACGGACGAGGCGCACCGGACGGGCGGGGCCTGGGGAGCAGCCGCGGCAGTGGGAAGTCCGGGCCGCGCTGCGGGCGATGGACCGGGTCGGGGACAACGGCGGTCGAAGCATCGCTCACGACATCGTGGACGCGGCGTGGGATCTCATGCTCACGAGCGAGGTCACTGACTTCACGGTGAAGCAGGTCGCCGAACGCGCGAACGTCGCGTTGCAGACGCTCTACCGACACTTCGGCAGCAAGGACGAGCTGCTCCTCGCCATGTTCGAGGAGGCGATCGACCAGGGGTCGAGGGCCTTCATCGCCGAGAGTGCCCGCTATCAACCCGTGGAACGACTGCATCACCTGGTGACGGCACCGTTTCTGTTCACCTACGACGATCGCGCGCAACGTATCAATCGCTGGCGAGCCCGTGAGCGCCAGCGACTCATCGAGGCGTTTCCCCACGAAGTGGAAGCCGTCGTCGAGCCGTATCGCGCCGCGGTCGTCGACGCGATCGTCGCGGTGTGCGATGCCGGCGACGGTTCGTGCGACGATCCCGAGATGGCGGGGACGATCGTGACGCACCTCGTCCAGACGATGACGCTCGCGGTCCACGGCGGGGGCCTCGTCGCGGACTCCGAGGCACTCGCCGAACGAGTGTGGCGACTCTGCTGGCAGGGGCTCGCCATCCGCTGA
- a CDS encoding CoA transferase, translating to MTVAGPSVPVFEGVRVVELAQFVFVPACGALLADWGADVIKIEHPVTGDGYRGLVSQGILRLSASGVNQSMEMHNRGKRSIGLDVASAEGRDLLLRLVETADVFTTNFLPSTLAKLRLGVDDLRAVNPKIIYARGHGHGVRGPDADQPAYDATAYWARGGLGATLTPPSVERPINQRGGFGDRNGAVQLAFGIAGALYRRERSGEPSVVDVSLLATAVWTLASDVLSALQGNFAAAPVAGQAARMSPNPLSNTYETKDGRFLSLLLLQPDRHWADLARAIDRTDLLEDPRFTTGAAILEHPAEMVDILEPLFKSRTLAEWREAFSGARFPWAPYAQVPEVIEDPQVVANGYLVEVEHDGGNFRVPAGAVQFDEQPASLRRGPEQGEHTELLLLELGFDWDDIVKLKGNGVVT from the coding sequence GTGACCGTCGCCGGGCCGTCCGTGCCCGTCTTCGAGGGCGTCCGTGTCGTCGAGCTCGCCCAATTCGTGTTCGTGCCCGCGTGCGGCGCGCTGCTCGCCGACTGGGGTGCCGACGTCATCAAGATCGAGCATCCGGTCACCGGTGACGGCTACCGCGGCCTCGTGAGCCAGGGCATCCTCCGGCTCTCGGCGAGCGGAGTGAACCAGTCGATGGAGATGCACAACCGCGGCAAGCGCAGCATCGGCCTCGACGTCGCTTCCGCCGAGGGCCGCGATCTGTTGTTGCGCCTGGTCGAGACGGCGGACGTGTTCACCACGAACTTCCTGCCGTCGACGCTCGCGAAGCTGCGCCTGGGCGTCGACGACCTCCGGGCGGTCAACCCCAAGATCATCTACGCCCGCGGGCACGGCCACGGCGTGCGCGGGCCGGACGCCGACCAGCCCGCCTACGACGCCACTGCCTACTGGGCCCGGGGCGGGCTCGGCGCGACGCTGACACCGCCCTCGGTCGAACGACCGATCAATCAGCGTGGCGGCTTCGGCGACCGGAACGGCGCGGTGCAGCTCGCGTTCGGAATCGCCGGCGCGCTGTACCGACGCGAGCGGTCCGGTGAGCCGTCGGTCGTGGACGTGTCGTTGCTCGCCACCGCAGTCTGGACGCTCGCGTCGGACGTGCTCTCGGCGCTGCAGGGAAACTTCGCCGCCGCTCCGGTGGCCGGCCAGGCCGCGCGCATGTCGCCCAATCCGCTGAGCAACACCTACGAGACGAAGGACGGCCGATTCCTCAGCCTGCTGCTCCTCCAGCCCGACCGTCACTGGGCGGACCTCGCGCGCGCCATCGACCGGACGGACCTGCTCGAAGATCCGCGCTTCACCACTGGCGCCGCCATCCTCGAACACCCGGCGGAGATGGTCGACATCCTCGAGCCCCTGTTCAAGTCGCGCACGCTCGCCGAGTGGCGGGAGGCGTTCTCGGGCGCCCGGTTCCCGTGGGCGCCGTACGCACAGGTGCCCGAGGTCATCGAGGATCCTCAGGTGGTGGCCAACGGCTACCTCGTCGAGGTGGAGCACGACGGCGGCAACTTCCGCGTACCCGCCGGCGCGGTCCAGTTCGACGAGCAACCCGCGTCGCTGCGCCGCGGGCCCGAGCAGGGTGAGCACACCGAGTTGCTGCTCCTCGAGCTCGGGTTCGACTGGGATGACATCGTGAAGCTGAAGGGCAACGGCGTCGTGACCTGA
- a CDS encoding cytochrome P450 has translation MADSASAVADGGRDGAFVDGVVDTYERVAAIHHGTPATKRDGALELTRFEDVVAVTKRRDVHSIDPDAVAIVSMALGAGRPLIPLMLDGEQHTKYRKLLDPLFAPKQVARLEPVIRNLAEGLIDAFAADGEVDFFAAFCEPLPSQIFLSQLGLPLDDVPFLLWVKNGIIRPTDEEHLAAAGPKLIEYLDAELDRREASGEQQDDLIGGFLTAEVDGHSLTHEDVIDITFLLVLAGLDTVTASLSCMVDWLARHPAERDRLVADPSLLPAAIEELMRVHTPVVAGSRHATVDFEIDGVEVKAGDEMRVVWAAANMDPDTFPEPTSVDFARPNNRHIAFASGFHRCLGSHLARLELRVALEALHRRIPDYWLDPNRTPGYLNTAVVRCVDPLPLVFTPA, from the coding sequence ATGGCGGACTCCGCGAGTGCAGTCGCCGACGGTGGCCGCGACGGCGCATTCGTCGACGGCGTGGTCGACACCTACGAGCGGGTCGCCGCCATCCACCATGGCACACCGGCCACCAAGCGCGATGGCGCCTTGGAGCTGACGCGCTTCGAGGACGTCGTCGCGGTGACCAAGCGCCGCGACGTCCACTCGATTGATCCGGACGCAGTGGCGATCGTGTCGATGGCCTTGGGCGCCGGCCGGCCGCTGATCCCGTTGATGCTCGACGGAGAGCAACACACCAAGTACCGCAAGCTGCTCGACCCGCTGTTCGCTCCCAAGCAGGTCGCCCGCCTCGAACCGGTAATCCGGAACCTCGCGGAGGGGCTGATCGACGCGTTCGCCGCCGACGGAGAAGTCGACTTCTTCGCGGCCTTCTGCGAGCCGCTCCCCAGCCAGATCTTCCTGAGCCAGCTCGGCCTGCCGCTCGACGACGTGCCGTTCCTGCTCTGGGTGAAGAACGGCATCATCCGCCCGACGGACGAGGAGCACCTTGCGGCGGCGGGGCCAAAGCTCATCGAGTACCTCGACGCCGAGCTCGATCGCCGCGAGGCGTCCGGCGAGCAGCAGGACGACCTGATTGGCGGGTTCCTCACGGCTGAGGTCGACGGGCACAGCCTGACGCACGAGGACGTCATCGACATCACGTTTTTGCTCGTGCTCGCCGGCCTCGACACCGTCACGGCGTCACTCTCGTGCATGGTCGACTGGCTGGCCCGCCATCCGGCGGAACGTGACCGCCTCGTGGCTGATCCGTCGCTGCTTCCGGCGGCGATCGAAGAGCTGATGCGCGTACACACACCCGTCGTGGCCGGCAGCCGCCACGCGACCGTCGACTTCGAGATCGACGGTGTCGAGGTGAAGGCCGGGGACGAGATGCGCGTCGTGTGGGCCGCCGCCAACATGGACCCCGACACGTTCCCGGAGCCGACCAGCGTCGACTTCGCGCGACCCAACAACCGCCACATCGCCTTCGCGAGCGGCTTCCACCGGTGTCTCGGCTCCCACCTGGCACGACTCGAACTCCGCGTCGCGTTGGAGGCGCTGCACCGTCGCATCCCCGACTATTGGCTCGACCCGAACCGAACACCCGGCTACCTCAACACCGCTGTCGTCCGCTGCGTCGACCCACTGCCGCTCGTCTTCACACCCGCGTGA
- a CDS encoding TIGR03619 family F420-dependent LLM class oxidoreductase, with the protein MTTTGSGEVRIGLVGGGDARRITALEEAVDSLWVGGHVASRNPSPEAMMGLARLAALTERVTIGTSILLLPLYPPALVAKQIADLDRATNGRVILGVGVGGEYPQEFRACQVPVNERGRRADEMIPLIRRLWTAEEITHEGRYYSMQDVRIHPAPVQAGGPPIVVAGRQEPAMRRAATLGDGWFPYLYSPRRYAASVETVEQAAAEIARNLSAFEWYVFVFVNVNPDGDTAREEAARSMGGTYNQDFAPMVDSVAAAGTVEEVTTKLRAFHDAGARHFVFSPATAGGDPQPVVNRLLGDVVPALREHAAAAH; encoded by the coding sequence TTGACGACGACCGGCAGTGGTGAGGTGCGCATCGGGCTGGTGGGTGGCGGCGACGCGCGCCGGATCACTGCGCTCGAGGAAGCCGTCGACTCGCTGTGGGTCGGCGGGCACGTCGCGTCGCGCAACCCGAGCCCCGAGGCGATGATGGGCCTCGCCCGGCTGGCGGCGCTGACCGAGCGGGTGACGATCGGCACGTCGATCCTGCTCCTGCCGCTCTACCCACCGGCGCTCGTCGCCAAACAGATCGCCGACCTCGACCGCGCCACCAACGGGCGCGTGATCCTCGGCGTCGGCGTCGGCGGCGAGTACCCGCAGGAGTTCCGCGCCTGCCAGGTGCCGGTGAACGAACGCGGCCGCCGCGCCGACGAGATGATCCCGTTGATCCGGCGCCTCTGGACCGCGGAGGAGATCACCCACGAGGGCCGCTACTACTCGATGCAGGACGTGCGGATCCATCCCGCGCCGGTGCAGGCCGGTGGTCCGCCGATCGTCGTGGCCGGTCGCCAAGAGCCGGCGATGCGGCGCGCCGCGACGTTGGGTGACGGGTGGTTCCCGTATCTCTACTCGCCGCGTCGCTACGCCGCTTCGGTGGAGACGGTCGAGCAAGCGGCCGCCGAGATCGCCCGCAACCTGTCGGCGTTCGAGTGGTACGTGTTCGTGTTCGTCAACGTGAACCCCGACGGCGACACCGCGCGCGAGGAGGCGGCGCGATCGATGGGCGGCACCTACAACCAGGACTTCGCTCCCATGGTCGACAGCGTCGCGGCCGCGGGGACCGTCGAGGAAGTGACGACGAAGCTGCGGGCGTTCCACGACGCGGGGGCGCGGCACTTCGTGTTCAGCCCGGCCACCGCGGGTGGCGACCCCCAACCGGTTGTCAACCGGCTCCTTGGCGACGTCGTTCCCGCGCTGCGGGAGCACGCCGCGGCCGCCCACTGA
- a CDS encoding cytochrome P450: MSEVDDTQTLDREQLRRLFDLRSSYNAHSGGDYTDDPYPMWAQLRARAAVHEGTVHELTGHAGAASFHGLPFPDRPHFSAFSFASCDTAYRDDEVFASSPDAAGPEADDISVTSSMLSMGGARHRRYRSLVQPSFVPAKAQWWIANWIERTVHLLIDGFVDDGRAELNVDFAAAIPVLTITGSFGVPVEQALVIRESLQRPMEIVEMLEPIVAARREKPRDDLISVLVEAEYTDDDGVTHRLSDAEVYSFAMLLLAAGSGTTWKQMGITITALLQRPDVLAAVREDRQLLRSAIEESLRWMPTDPMFSRWVTRDVDFHGVQLPRGAVLHLCIGAANRDPARWVRPEQFDVRRAPKPTLAFGSGPHICIGMHVARAEMAVGIGALLDRLPNLRLDPDAEPPRFIGMYERGATAIPVLFG; encoded by the coding sequence ATGAGCGAGGTGGACGACACGCAGACGCTCGACCGCGAGCAGCTTCGCCGGCTCTTCGATCTGCGGAGCAGCTACAACGCGCACTCCGGCGGCGACTACACGGACGACCCCTATCCGATGTGGGCGCAGTTGCGAGCGCGCGCCGCGGTGCACGAAGGCACGGTGCACGAGTTGACGGGCCACGCCGGCGCAGCCTCGTTCCATGGTCTCCCCTTTCCCGACCGACCGCACTTCTCCGCGTTCAGTTTCGCCAGCTGCGACACCGCGTACCGCGACGATGAGGTGTTCGCGTCGTCACCCGACGCCGCCGGCCCGGAAGCCGACGACATCAGCGTGACGAGCAGCATGTTGTCGATGGGCGGTGCCCGGCACCGTCGATACCGCTCGCTCGTCCAGCCGTCGTTCGTGCCGGCGAAGGCCCAGTGGTGGATCGCGAACTGGATCGAGCGCACGGTGCACCTGCTCATCGACGGGTTCGTCGACGACGGTCGCGCCGAGCTCAACGTCGACTTCGCGGCGGCGATCCCGGTGCTCACCATCACCGGCAGCTTCGGTGTGCCGGTCGAGCAGGCATTGGTCATCCGGGAGTCGCTCCAGCGACCGATGGAGATCGTGGAGATGCTCGAGCCCATCGTCGCCGCCCGGCGCGAGAAACCACGCGACGACCTCATCAGCGTGCTCGTCGAGGCCGAGTACACCGACGACGATGGCGTGACCCATCGCCTCTCCGACGCGGAGGTCTACTCGTTCGCCATGCTCCTGCTCGCGGCGGGCTCGGGCACCACGTGGAAGCAGATGGGCATCACGATCACCGCGCTCTTGCAGCGACCCGATGTGCTCGCTGCGGTCAGGGAAGACCGGCAACTGCTGCGGTCGGCAATCGAGGAGTCGCTGCGGTGGATGCCGACGGATCCCATGTTCTCGCGCTGGGTCACCCGCGACGTCGACTTCCACGGCGTGCAGCTCCCGCGTGGCGCGGTGCTGCATCTCTGCATCGGCGCGGCCAACCGCGATCCGGCGCGCTGGGTTCGGCCGGAGCAATTCGACGTGCGTCGCGCTCCCAAACCGACGCTCGCCTTCGGCAGCGGCCCGCACATCTGCATCGGCATGCACGTCGCACGCGCCGAGATGGCGGTGGGGATCGGCGCGCTGCTCGACCGGCTCCCCAACCTTCGTCTCGACCCCGACGCCGAGCCTCCGCGTTTCATCGGGATGTACGAGCGCGGCGCCACCGCGATCCCCGTGCTGTTCGGTTGA